A section of the Oreochromis niloticus isolate F11D_XX linkage group LG9, O_niloticus_UMD_NMBU, whole genome shotgun sequence genome encodes:
- the LOC109203489 gene encoding myelin-associated glycoprotein, which translates to MVTVGMLLIVLFVPAALADCPDDAALFITAPKKLEALSGSCLQIPCSFRPKEEQKFNSTRKTFGVWIKNDSRFGKNPNNVIFNSSGAVSIYPMSITGDLSQRDCTTLFSNLTTNYTDTYFFRVESETFKVTARCDHLQITVRDSPWRPNITIPGDLKEKESVTITCSALTPCPHSPPQLTWNLTQDSHNKIEENTDGSFTTKIQQTITLSDTHDGKKISCSARYPVNQGKDTKTAETEETLSVSYAPKDTSASISPSGLVSAGSWVKLTCSSRAKPPVSSFTWFKKSRDGAVKVSEGEIYSFNVTDGGVYYCVATNDLGNQTSAEIRVTEGGNLVGVYTIVKTVGIIMLMSTLMVFVW; encoded by the exons ATGGTGACAGTCGGCATGTTGCTGATTGTCCTCTTTGTTCCAG CTGCTTTGGCTGATTGTCCTGATGATGCAGCACTCTTCATAACTGCACCAAAGAAGCTGGAAGCACTGAGTGGATCTTGTTTGCAAATCCCATGTAGCTTCAGACCCAAAGAAGAACAGAAATTTAACAGCACAAGAAAAACCTTTGGAGTGTGGATTAAAAATGATTCTAGATTTGGCAAAAATCCAAACAATGTGATCTTCAACAGTAGTGGAGCAGTTAGCATCTATCCAATGAGTATTACTGGGGACCTGAGTCAGAGAGACTGCACCACTCTGTTTTCTAATTTAACCACGAACTACACAGACACATACTTCTTCAGAGTAGAGAGTGAAACATTCAAGGTGACAGCTCGTTGTGATCATCTTCAAATAACAGTCAGAG ATTCTCCTTGGAGGCCCAATATTACAATCCCAGGTGATCTGAAGGAGAAGGAGTCTGTCACTATaacctgctcagctctcactccCTGTCCACACTCCCCTCCTCAACTCACCTGGAATCTCACACAAGACTCTCACAACAAAATAGAGGAAAACACAGATGGAAGCTTTACAACTAAAATCCAGCAGACCATCACTCTGTCagacacacatgatggaaagaagatcagctgctctgccagaTATCCTGTGAACCAAGGAAAAGACACcaagacagcagagacagaagagACTCTCAGTGTTTCAT atgctCCTAAAGACACCTCAGCATCCATCAGTCCATCAGGTTTGGTGTCAGCAGGCAGCTGGGTGAAGCTGACCTGCTCCAGCAGAGCCAAACCTCCAGTCAGCAGCTTCACCTGGTTCAAGAAGAGCAGAGATGGAGCTGTGAAAGTATCTGAAGGAGAGATTTACAGCTTCAATGTAACAGATGGAggagtttattactgtgtggCCACTAATGATCTGGGTAATCAGACATCAGCAGAGATTCGTGTGACTGAAG GTGGAAACCTGGTTGGTGTCTACACTATAGTGAAGACTGTGGGAATCATAATGCTCATGAGCACACTGATGGTTTTTGTGTGGTGA
- the LOC106096893 gene encoding myelin-associated glycoprotein codes for MVTVGMLLIVLFVPAALADCPNKDPALFITAPKQLEALSGSCLQIPCSFRPKEEQKFDSTRKTFGVWIKNDSKFDKNPNNVIFNSSGAVSNYPMSITGNLSQRDCTTLFSNLTTTYTDTYFFRVERETFKATAQCDPLQITVRDSPWRPSITVPGDLKEKESVTITCSALTPCPHSPPQLTWNLQQDSHNKIEENTDVRFTTKIQQTITLSDTHDGKKISCSARYPVNQGKDTKTAETEETLSVSYAPKDTSASISPSGLVSAGSWVNLTCSSRAKPPVSSFTWFKKSRDGAVKVSEGEIYSFNVKDGGVYYCVATNDLGNQTSGVIHVTEGGNLVGVYTIVKTVGIIMLVSTLMVFVCWFRSRRSNNPETESCQMSRVTSQHIN; via the exons ATGGTGACAGTTGGCATGTTGCTGATTGTCCTCTTTGTTCCAG CTGCTTTGGCTGATTGTCCTAATAAAGACCCAGCACTCTTCATAACTGCACCAAAGCAGCTGGAAGCACTGAGTGGATCTTGTTTGCAAATCCCATGTAGCTTCAGACCCAAAGAAGAACAGAAATTTGACAGCACAAGAAAAACATTTGGAGTGTGGATTAAAAATGATTCCAAATTTGACAAGAATCCAAACAATGTGATCTTCAACAGTAGTGGAGCAGTTAGCAACTATCCAATGAGTATTACTGGGAACCTGAGTCAGAGAGACTGCACCACTCTGTTTTCTAATTTAACCaccacatacacagacacatactTCTTCAGAGTAGAGAGAGAAACATTCAAGGCGACAGCACAATGTGATCCTCTTCAAATAACAGTCAGAG ATTCTCCTTGGAGGCCCAGTATTACAGTCCCAGGTGATCTGAAGGAGAAGGAGTCTGTCACTATaacctgctcagctctcactccCTGTCCACACTCCCCTCCTCAACTCACCTGGAATCTCCAACAAGACTCTCACAACAAAATAGAGGAAAACACAGATGTAAGGTTTACAACTAAAATCCAGCAGACCATCACTCTGTCagacacacatgatggaaagaagatcagctgctctgccagaTATCCTGTGAACCAAGGAAAAGACACcaagacagcagagacagaagagACTCTCAGTGTTTCAT atGCTCCTAAAGACACCTCAGCATCCATCAGTCCATCAGGTTTGGTGTCAGCAGGCAGCTGGGTGAACCTGACCTGCTCCAGCAGAGCCAAACCTCCAGTCAGCAGCTTCACCTGGTTCAAGAAGAGCAGAGATGGAGCTGTGAAAGTATCTGAAGGAGAGATTTACAGCTTCAATGTAAAAGATGGAggagtttattactgtgtggCCACTAATGATCTGGGTAATCAGACATCAGGAGTGATTCATGTGACTGAAG GTGGAAACCTGGTTGGTGTCTACACTATAGTGAAGACTGTGGGAATCATAATGCTCGTGAGCACACTGATGGTTTTTGTGTG ctgGTTCAGATCAAGACGCTCCAACAATCCAGAGACTGAAAGCTGTCAGATGAGCAGAGTCACATCACAACACATCAACTAA